The Gemmata palustris genome includes a region encoding these proteins:
- a CDS encoding methyl-accepting chemotaxis protein — MFQQLTAAINNLRIGTRMIGAFLLIALLTAAVGYGSYRSMVQINRGMENVTGTLMPSMDALGDLRAALMTVQRTERSLLATANQNDATRKQQTTARQDAAWAESQEALKRYEALPMGDKEKLLWADFKPLLEQFRRDHQATMVALAAGETDRADKLCAAAVSNSMKMIESLTKVVEYQSEQAELEKAEAVTVFANAKTTLTTLVAVAVAAAVCIGIFLTRTVTRPLEQTMTVLDGVSRGDLTRRVDLNTRDELGQMARALNGTISGLRVALQQDKVDWEVVGKQREQNADFAGQIAAIGKSQAVIEFKLDGTIVSANENFLRTLGYSLQEVQGRHHSTFVEPAFASSPEYRDFWARLNRGESVASDFKRVGKGGKEVWVQASYNPILDLNGKPYKVVKYATDITAAKQLEWKVKEDAAELQQKVAAITTSVNALAAGDFTQQAPDLGTDTVGQMAGSLNKAIVSVRTALEGVREVSEQLADASGQLSAASDEISTGAQEQASSLEETASTLEEITATVKQNSDSAQQARQLASGSKEVAEKGGQVVGNAVEAMSEINQSSKRIADIITTIDEIAFQTNLLALNAAVEAARAGEQGRGFAVVASEVRNLAQRSATSAKEIKSLIEDSVKKVDAGTELVNQSGSTLGEIVTSVKRVTNIITEIAAASKEQSTGIDQVNKAVSQMDTVTQRNASQTEEMSATAQTLTDQAAQLRDLVSRFKLNQDEGGRSGPRLAPRPQRPRAIPATKSRPAAVRSLKNGHAHELDSLGASDGGFTEF, encoded by the coding sequence ATGTTTCAGCAACTGACCGCGGCCATTAACAACCTCCGAATCGGCACCCGAATGATCGGGGCCTTCCTGCTCATCGCGCTGCTCACGGCGGCCGTCGGGTACGGGAGCTACCGCTCAATGGTCCAGATCAACCGCGGCATGGAGAACGTGACCGGAACCCTCATGCCCTCAATGGACGCCCTGGGCGATTTGCGCGCCGCTCTCATGACGGTCCAGCGCACCGAGCGCTCGTTGCTGGCGACCGCGAATCAGAACGACGCGACCCGAAAACAGCAAACCACGGCCCGTCAGGACGCGGCCTGGGCGGAATCGCAGGAGGCCCTCAAGCGCTACGAGGCCCTCCCGATGGGCGACAAGGAGAAACTGTTGTGGGCCGATTTCAAGCCCCTCCTGGAACAGTTCCGCAGGGACCACCAGGCGACGATGGTGGCACTCGCCGCGGGCGAGACCGATCGGGCCGACAAGTTGTGCGCGGCCGCCGTGTCCAACAGCATGAAAATGATCGAGAGCCTCACCAAGGTCGTCGAGTACCAGTCGGAACAAGCGGAGCTGGAAAAAGCCGAGGCGGTAACGGTATTCGCTAACGCAAAGACGACGCTCACGACCCTCGTCGCGGTGGCGGTCGCCGCCGCGGTGTGCATCGGCATTTTCTTGACCCGTACCGTGACCCGGCCGCTGGAACAGACGATGACGGTTCTGGACGGGGTTTCAAGGGGGGACCTGACTCGGCGGGTGGACCTGAACACGCGGGACGAACTCGGGCAGATGGCCCGGGCGCTCAACGGAACGATCAGCGGCCTTCGGGTGGCGCTCCAGCAGGACAAAGTGGACTGGGAGGTGGTCGGCAAGCAGCGCGAGCAGAACGCGGACTTCGCGGGCCAGATCGCGGCCATCGGCAAGTCCCAGGCGGTGATCGAGTTCAAGCTCGACGGGACCATCGTGAGCGCCAACGAGAACTTCCTGCGCACGCTCGGATACAGCCTCCAAGAGGTCCAGGGCCGGCACCACAGCACGTTCGTCGAACCCGCGTTCGCGTCCAGCCCCGAGTACCGGGACTTCTGGGCGCGCCTGAACCGCGGGGAGTCCGTCGCGAGCGATTTCAAGCGCGTGGGCAAAGGGGGCAAGGAGGTGTGGGTTCAGGCCTCGTACAACCCGATCCTGGACCTCAACGGCAAGCCCTACAAGGTCGTCAAGTACGCCACCGACATCACGGCCGCCAAGCAACTCGAGTGGAAGGTGAAGGAGGACGCGGCCGAGTTGCAACAGAAGGTCGCGGCGATCACCACCTCAGTGAACGCGCTGGCGGCGGGGGATTTCACGCAACAGGCCCCGGACCTGGGCACCGACACCGTGGGCCAGATGGCCGGTTCGCTGAACAAGGCGATCGTCTCGGTTCGGACCGCGCTCGAGGGCGTGCGCGAGGTGTCCGAGCAGTTGGCCGATGCGTCGGGGCAGTTGTCGGCGGCGAGCGACGAGATCTCCACGGGCGCCCAGGAGCAAGCGAGCAGCCTCGAAGAGACCGCCAGTACGCTCGAAGAGATCACGGCCACGGTCAAGCAGAATTCCGACAGCGCACAGCAAGCGCGCCAGCTCGCGAGCGGCTCCAAGGAAGTCGCCGAGAAGGGCGGGCAGGTCGTCGGTAACGCGGTCGAAGCCATGAGCGAGATCAACCAGTCGTCCAAGCGCATCGCGGACATCATCACGACGATCGACGAGATCGCGTTCCAGACGAACCTGCTTGCCCTCAACGCGGCGGTGGAAGCGGCCCGGGCCGGGGAGCAGGGGCGCGGGTTCGCGGTCGTGGCATCCGAGGTGCGCAACCTGGCTCAACGAAGTGCGACTTCGGCCAAGGAGATCAAGTCCTTGATCGAGGACTCGGTCAAGAAGGTCGACGCCGGAACCGAACTCGTGAACCAGTCCGGGTCCACGTTGGGCGAGATTGTCACCAGCGTGAAGCGCGTGACCAACATCATCACCGAGATCGCCGCGGCGAGTAAGGAACAGTCCACGGGTATCGATCAGGTCAACAAGGCCGTGTCCCAAATGGACACCGTGACCCAGCGCAACGCCTCCCAAACCGAGGAGATGTCGGCGACGGCCCAGACCCTCACGGACCAGGCGGCCCAACTCCGTGACCTCGTGAGTCGGTTCAAACTGAACCAGGACGAGGGGGGCCGGAGCGGTCCGCGCCTCGCGCCGAGGCCCCAGCGCCCCAGGGCGATTCCGGCGACCAAGTCGCGCCCCGCGGCGGTCCGCTCGCTGAAGAACGGGCACGCACACGAACTCGATAGTCTCGGTGCCAGCGACGGCGGGTTCACCGAGTTTTAA
- a CDS encoding sensor histidine kinase — protein MKARLESIQVRLLLLTGVVFASTFGYGAYALHTLSAVKVNGPYYQRISANRELLADVLPPPGYVVEPYLKAHLMARAATPAALENQVARYEQLKLAYFRRLDDWRRDLPDAPLKSELVEVAREPAEAFFAAIDRELVPALRRGDRPAADRVLEITLPPLFAAHRAAIDRVVALAQESARADEAEVARLIDTRRAFQTGFAVLYLAAAAGLAAGIAVSVRRRAARFRALIENSSEAIALYDARATILYNSPSAEQMFGYPTNELDGRNALEFVHPDDAPEVARVLGSVRTAPKQVVRTEVRVRHRAGGYRWVEIVGANHLDDPAVGAIVANIRDTTARRVYEERLRERDAVLQKLSDLVPGVIFQYREYPDGRACVPYASEGLRAVFGVAPAEVSESAEPITRQLHPDDAERVVASIRRSAEALAPWHDEYRVILPDQRTRWCESRSAPERLPDGSVLWHGHTADVTDRKAGEARQGELVRELERRNTEMEQFTYTVSHDLKSPLVTIKGFLGALEHDLGAGDTSRAATDMARIGTAADRMMALLDDLLNLSRVGRVARPPEPVSLADVVREARERVDGPARAAGARVHIDAHLPPVMGDRDRLVEVFQNLLENALKYGGPAPVIEVRARPDPLWAVCAVRDHGIGLDPRHHERIFGLFEKLDPKSPGTGVGLALVRKIVASHGGRAWVESDGPGTGSTFLVALPAPGTETAPKLAPH, from the coding sequence ATGAAAGCTCGCCTCGAAAGCATCCAGGTCCGGTTGCTCCTCCTGACCGGGGTCGTCTTCGCGTCCACGTTCGGGTACGGCGCGTACGCCCTGCACACCCTGTCCGCGGTCAAAGTCAACGGCCCGTACTACCAACGGATCAGCGCGAACCGGGAACTACTCGCCGACGTGTTGCCCCCGCCGGGCTACGTGGTCGAGCCGTACCTGAAGGCCCACTTGATGGCCCGCGCGGCGACCCCGGCGGCGCTCGAGAACCAAGTCGCCCGTTACGAGCAACTCAAACTCGCGTACTTCCGGCGCCTCGACGACTGGCGGCGCGATCTGCCCGACGCCCCACTGAAATCCGAGCTCGTAGAGGTCGCGCGGGAGCCGGCCGAGGCGTTCTTCGCGGCGATCGATCGGGAGCTGGTCCCCGCGCTCCGGCGCGGGGACCGCCCCGCCGCGGACCGGGTGCTGGAAATCACACTGCCCCCGCTGTTCGCGGCCCACCGCGCCGCGATCGACCGGGTCGTGGCGCTGGCACAAGAATCCGCGCGCGCGGACGAGGCCGAAGTCGCCCGGTTGATCGACACCCGGCGTGCATTTCAAACGGGGTTCGCCGTGCTGTACTTGGCCGCCGCGGCCGGGCTCGCCGCGGGGATCGCGGTGTCGGTCCGGCGCCGGGCGGCCCGGTTCCGCGCGCTGATCGAGAACAGTTCGGAAGCGATCGCGCTTTACGACGCCCGGGCGACCATTTTGTACAACTCACCCTCGGCCGAGCAGATGTTCGGGTACCCGACGAACGAGTTGGACGGCCGGAACGCGCTGGAGTTCGTCCACCCGGACGACGCCCCGGAGGTGGCGCGGGTGCTGGGGTCCGTCCGCACGGCCCCGAAACAGGTCGTTCGGACGGAGGTCCGGGTCCGGCACCGGGCCGGTGGGTACCGCTGGGTCGAAATCGTCGGAGCGAACCACCTGGACGACCCGGCGGTGGGCGCGATCGTGGCGAACATCCGCGACACGACGGCCCGGCGCGTGTACGAGGAGCGCCTCCGGGAGCGCGACGCGGTGCTCCAGAAGCTGTCCGATCTGGTTCCCGGAGTGATCTTCCAGTACCGGGAGTACCCGGACGGGCGCGCGTGCGTCCCGTATGCGAGCGAGGGGCTCCGCGCGGTGTTCGGCGTGGCGCCGGCCGAAGTGAGCGAGTCGGCCGAGCCGATCACCCGCCAGTTGCACCCCGACGACGCCGAGCGCGTGGTAGCCAGTATCCGGAGGTCGGCCGAAGCGCTGGCCCCGTGGCACGACGAGTACCGCGTGATCCTACCGGACCAGCGAACCCGGTGGTGCGAGAGCCGGTCGGCCCCGGAGCGGCTCCCCGACGGGAGCGTCTTGTGGCACGGCCACACGGCCGACGTAACGGACCGCAAAGCGGGGGAGGCGCGCCAGGGCGAGCTGGTGCGCGAACTCGAGCGCCGCAACACAGAGATGGAGCAGTTCACGTACACCGTGTCACACGACCTCAAGAGCCCCCTCGTCACCATCAAGGGGTTCCTCGGTGCTCTCGAGCACGACCTGGGCGCCGGGGACACGAGCCGGGCCGCCACCGACATGGCCCGGATCGGGACCGCCGCGGACCGCATGATGGCACTACTCGACGACCTCCTCAACCTGTCGCGGGTCGGGCGCGTGGCCCGGCCCCCGGAACCCGTGTCCCTCGCCGACGTCGTCCGCGAGGCCCGCGAGCGCGTCGACGGACCCGCACGCGCCGCCGGCGCCCGGGTCCACATCGACGCGCACCTGCCCCCCGTTATGGGGGACCGGGACCGGCTCGTCGAGGTGTTCCAGAACTTACTGGAGAACGCACTCAAGTACGGCGGACCCGCGCCCGTCATCGAGGTCCGCGCGCGCCCCGACCCGCTCTGGGCCGTGTGCGCCGTGCGCGACCACGGGATCGGACTCGACCCGCGCCACCACGAGCGCATCTTCGGGCTGTTCGAGAAGCTCGACCCCAAGTCCCCGGGCACCGGAGTCGGGCTCGCACTCGTGCGCAAGATCGTCGCCTCCCACGGGGGCCGCGCCTGGGTCGAGTCCGACGGACCCGGCACCGGCAGCACGTTCCTCGTCGCGCTACCCGCACCCGGCACCGAAACCGCACCAAAACTCGCCCCGCACTGA
- a CDS encoding response regulator yields the protein MLDVPARALSVLHAEDNADHAELVRRCLQNHPAVEQLVSVEDGEAALDYVFGRGRFASAPPPDVILLDLQLPKADGLEVLGALKSHPDYSLIPVVILSTSTRETDVRAAYRLHANSYLAKPADFPSLNQLLRDFANYWGCRNSAPARGARP from the coding sequence ATGTTAGACGTGCCAGCCCGGGCACTGTCGGTTCTCCACGCCGAAGACAACGCCGACCACGCGGAACTAGTTCGTCGCTGCCTTCAGAACCACCCGGCCGTCGAACAGCTCGTTTCGGTCGAGGACGGTGAGGCCGCTCTGGACTACGTTTTCGGACGCGGGCGGTTCGCGTCCGCCCCGCCCCCGGACGTGATCCTCCTGGACCTCCAGTTGCCGAAGGCCGACGGGTTGGAGGTGCTCGGCGCGCTCAAATCGCACCCCGACTATTCGTTGATTCCGGTCGTGATCCTGAGCACGAGTACCCGGGAGACCGACGTCCGCGCCGCGTACCGGTTGCACGCGAACAGTTACCTGGCGAAACCGGCCGACTTCCCCTCGCTGAACCAGCTCCTCCGCGATTTCGCCAACTACTGGGGCTGCCGGAACTCCGCGCCGGCGCGCGGCGCCCGCCCCTGA
- a CDS encoding hybrid sensor histidine kinase/response regulator, with protein MAVELLLVEDDPAHVELCRRVLDRRADEYRVSVVEDLASARAWLRARAPDLVLADLRLPGGAATELLEDSGTFLPVVVMTSQGDQDRAVAAMKAGVLDYVVKSPEMFRTLPEIVDRALRSARHVRDRIAAEAGLKESEERFRQLAENIDAVFWLYEVAGARLIYVSAAWERVFGTPVAAPLADPSARLGCVHADDRDEFAAHLAAPDPARPRQTCYRVVTPGGLVRWIEERTFPIFGPGGTVHRVAGLATDVTARRALEAALQHSQKLDALGRLAGGIAHDFNNMLGVISGYAGLIIGDARGGAVAPHAVQIQAAGDRAATLTRQLLAFSRNQVIAPVRLNLNQVLADLQQMFDRLIGSGTRIDFRPAAKLGDIRGDVGQIEQVAMNLVVNARDAMPSGGRITITTGDTDVLPGEPFGGADPPPGRYVQLTVEDTGCGMSSEVMARAFEPFFTTKGVGKGTGLGLATVYGIVKQGDGHIQIQSAPGAGTRFDILFPRAGDSKPDGDAPAQPAAPVRGGTEVVLLAEDDAQLREFLVRALTDLGYTIVPATDGEEALSAAADRGGAIDLLLSDVQMPRMTGSALALRFRSLYPAAGVVLVSGYAPEESRARLAALADALVPKPFTIAHLATRLREVLDRRAIRK; from the coding sequence ATGGCCGTGGAACTGCTCCTGGTTGAGGACGACCCCGCGCACGTCGAGCTCTGCCGGCGCGTTCTCGACCGGCGGGCCGACGAGTACCGGGTGAGCGTCGTCGAAGACCTCGCGTCGGCGCGCGCGTGGCTCCGCGCGCGCGCCCCGGACCTCGTTCTGGCCGACCTGCGCCTCCCGGGGGGCGCCGCGACCGAGTTGCTCGAAGATTCGGGCACGTTTCTGCCCGTCGTCGTGATGACGAGCCAGGGCGACCAGGACCGCGCGGTCGCAGCGATGAAGGCCGGGGTTCTCGATTACGTGGTCAAGTCCCCGGAGATGTTCCGGACCCTGCCCGAGATCGTCGACCGCGCCCTCCGGTCCGCGCGCCACGTCCGGGACCGGATCGCGGCCGAGGCGGGCCTGAAGGAGAGCGAGGAGCGGTTCCGACAACTGGCCGAGAACATCGACGCGGTGTTCTGGTTGTACGAGGTCGCGGGCGCGCGGCTCATTTACGTGAGCGCGGCTTGGGAGCGGGTGTTCGGCACGCCGGTGGCGGCCCCGCTCGCCGATCCGTCCGCGCGACTGGGCTGCGTTCACGCCGACGACCGGGACGAGTTCGCCGCGCACCTCGCGGCCCCGGACCCCGCCCGCCCCCGGCAGACGTGCTACCGGGTCGTCACCCCCGGGGGCCTCGTTCGGTGGATCGAGGAGCGCACGTTCCCCATTTTCGGTCCGGGCGGGACCGTTCACCGGGTCGCGGGCCTCGCCACCGATGTCACGGCCCGGCGCGCGCTCGAAGCGGCCCTCCAGCACTCCCAGAAGTTGGACGCCCTGGGCCGCCTCGCCGGGGGAATCGCTCACGATTTCAACAACATGCTCGGGGTCATCAGCGGCTACGCCGGCCTCATCATCGGGGACGCGCGGGGCGGCGCGGTCGCCCCACACGCGGTCCAGATCCAGGCCGCCGGGGACAGGGCCGCAACCCTCACCCGGCAGCTCCTCGCGTTCAGCCGCAACCAGGTCATCGCCCCGGTCCGCTTGAACCTGAACCAAGTGCTCGCGGACCTACAGCAGATGTTCGACCGCCTGATCGGGTCGGGCACCCGGATCGATTTCCGGCCGGCCGCGAAACTCGGGGACATTCGGGGGGACGTGGGGCAGATCGAACAGGTGGCGATGAACTTGGTCGTCAACGCGCGGGACGCCATGCCCTCCGGCGGGCGGATCACGATCACCACGGGCGACACCGACGTCCTACCGGGCGAGCCGTTCGGGGGCGCGGACCCGCCGCCCGGCAGGTACGTCCAGCTCACCGTCGAGGACACCGGGTGCGGGATGAGCTCCGAGGTCATGGCCCGGGCCTTCGAGCCGTTTTTTACCACGAAGGGGGTCGGCAAGGGGACGGGGCTGGGCCTCGCCACGGTCTACGGGATCGTGAAACAAGGGGACGGCCACATCCAGATCCAGAGCGCCCCCGGGGCGGGCACCCGGTTCGATATTCTGTTCCCGCGGGCCGGGGACTCGAAGCCCGACGGGGACGCACCGGCCCAACCCGCGGCCCCGGTTCGGGGCGGGACCGAGGTCGTGCTCCTCGCCGAGGACGACGCCCAGTTGCGCGAGTTCCTCGTGCGCGCCTTGACCGATCTGGGGTACACGATCGTTCCCGCGACCGACGGCGAGGAGGCCCTGAGCGCCGCCGCGGACCGGGGCGGGGCGATCGACCTGTTGCTGTCCGACGTCCAGATGCCCCGAATGACCGGTTCCGCGCTGGCCCTCCGGTTCCGGAGCCTGTACCCGGCGGCCGGTGTGGTCCTCGTCTCCGGGTACGCCCCCGAAGAGTCCCGGGCTCGGCTCGCGGCCCTCGCCGACGCGCTCGTTCCGAAACCGTTCACGATAGCGCATTTGGCCACCCGGCTCCGCGAAGTTCTCGACCGCCGGGCGATCCGCAAGTGA
- a CDS encoding response regulator transcription factor — translation MPDVPAVFIIEDDDLMRDRVRTLIASTGLSVEAFVSAQEFLDELDEARPGCVVSDLRLPGMSGLQLQQYLAARWCPLPLILLSGHGDIPSAVAALKSGALDFLEKPFRAQALLDAVQTALRRNAELRRRQTERDAARARFAGLSLREREVLDLIVAGHPNKVVAVRLGISENTVEKHRAAIMRKTGADHVGELIRLAVVSSPGNAVPAPG, via the coding sequence ATGCCCGACGTACCCGCCGTGTTTATCATCGAGGACGACGACCTGATGCGGGATCGGGTGCGCACGCTCATCGCGTCCACCGGTCTATCCGTCGAGGCGTTCGTCTCGGCGCAAGAGTTTTTGGACGAATTGGACGAGGCGCGCCCCGGGTGCGTGGTTTCCGACCTCCGGCTGCCCGGGATGAGCGGCCTACAACTCCAGCAGTACCTGGCCGCGCGCTGGTGCCCGCTGCCGCTCATCCTGCTCTCGGGCCACGGCGACATCCCGTCCGCGGTGGCGGCCCTGAAGTCCGGTGCCCTCGACTTCCTCGAGAAACCGTTCCGCGCCCAGGCGCTCCTCGACGCGGTCCAGACCGCGCTCCGCCGCAACGCGGAGCTGCGCCGGCGCCAAACTGAGCGCGATGCCGCCCGCGCGCGGTTCGCCGGGCTCAGCCTACGGGAACGGGAAGTGCTGGACCTCATCGTCGCCGGGCACCCCAACAAGGTCGTCGCGGTCCGCTTGGGGATTAGCGAGAACACGGTGGAAAAGCACCGCGCCGCGATCATGCGAAAGACCGGGGCGGACCACGTCGGGGAGCTGATCCGGCTCGCGGTGGTATCGTCACCCGGGAACGCGGTTCCGGCCCCCGGGTGA
- a CDS encoding TIGR03032 family protein, with product MADEKVPGEPWLQITCSPDFVGWLLRERVGFAFTTYQSHKLLLLGAGPDGRPAVCERTFRNSMGLWADGQTLWLATRYQIWRFANALAPDQLHEGRDRLFVPRTAHTTGDLDVHDLAPEDSGRLVFVNTKFNCLATVDERASFRPLWKPPFISALVPEDRCHLNGLALDAGRARYVTAVATSDVADGWRDRRADGGVVVDVRSNEVVLSGLSMPHSPRVHNGALWLHNSGTGFLGRADLAAGRFEPVAFCPGYLRGLTFVGDFAVVGLSKPRRDNSFGGLALDGALAARGAEPRCGLNVIDLRTGVTAHWVRLDGPVTELYDVVALPGVTRPWALGLKSDEIERLLTFGESDTL from the coding sequence ATGGCGGACGAGAAGGTGCCCGGCGAACCCTGGCTGCAAATCACCTGCTCCCCGGACTTCGTGGGCTGGTTGCTCCGCGAACGGGTCGGGTTCGCGTTCACCACGTACCAGTCGCACAAGCTGCTATTGCTCGGGGCCGGACCCGACGGGCGCCCGGCCGTGTGCGAGCGCACGTTCCGCAACAGCATGGGGCTGTGGGCCGACGGGCAGACCCTTTGGCTCGCCACGCGCTACCAGATCTGGCGCTTCGCCAACGCCCTCGCGCCCGACCAGCTCCACGAGGGGCGCGACCGGCTGTTCGTCCCGCGCACGGCCCACACGACCGGCGACCTCGACGTTCACGACCTCGCGCCCGAGGACTCGGGCCGGCTCGTGTTCGTGAACACCAAGTTCAATTGCCTCGCCACCGTCGACGAGCGCGCCAGCTTCCGCCCGCTGTGGAAGCCCCCGTTCATCAGCGCACTGGTGCCCGAAGACCGGTGCCACCTGAACGGCCTGGCGCTGGACGCGGGGCGCGCCCGGTACGTCACCGCGGTGGCCACCTCCGACGTGGCCGACGGGTGGCGCGACCGGCGCGCGGACGGGGGCGTGGTGGTGGACGTGCGGTCCAACGAGGTGGTACTGTCCGGGCTGTCGATGCCGCACTCCCCGCGCGTCCACAACGGGGCGCTGTGGCTCCACAACTCGGGCACCGGGTTCCTGGGGCGCGCGGACCTCGCGGCCGGGCGGTTCGAGCCGGTCGCGTTCTGCCCGGGGTACCTGCGCGGGCTCACGTTCGTGGGCGATTTCGCCGTCGTGGGGCTATCGAAACCGCGCCGGGACAACAGCTTCGGCGGGCTGGCGCTCGACGGCGCGCTGGCCGCACGCGGGGCCGAACCGCGGTGCGGGCTGAACGTGATCGACCTGCGTACCGGCGTTACCGCCCACTGGGTGCGGCTCGACGGCCCTGTGACTGAACTGTATGACGTGGTCGCGCTACCCGGGGTCACGCGCCCCTGGGCGCTGGGGCTCAAAAGCGACGAGATCGAGCGCCTCCTCACCTTCGGGGAATCGGACACGCTGTAA
- a CDS encoding FG-GAP-like repeat-containing protein: MSSRLQIEQLETRDVPATFTPFPGSPIGVGTGPRGIVAADLDGDGNTDLAAASGGSNNVSILLNNGAASFTPAPAVASNGAYTIAVADLDGDGDTDLVVASLGSTNVSIFLNNGAGSFTPATTAATVNSPREIVAADLDGDGDTDLAVANYGSNNVSILLNNGAGSFTPAPAVAAGASPRGIAAADLDGDGDTDLAVANSISNNVSILLNNGAGSFTPAPAVATGTGPLSIKAADLDGDGDTDLAVANSISNNVSILLNNGAASFTPAPVVATGNSPFGIAVADLDGDGDTDLAVTNFGSNNVSILLSNGAASFTPAPVVATGTGPLSITAADLDGDGRLDLAVANSSSNDVTLLQNTTVFSADVQVTATGSPSAANGGTVTYIVTVTNTGPQTAALVGFAIPVPAGLTGVTFTSSAAGSASGNTVSGTGAVGDTLSLPTGATITYAITGRLTASLTLAATATPPAGVTDPTPADATATAFTWLVPPPVPPTSPRPLFAVGSGAGAAARVNVYNADGSLRFTLAPYAGFTGGARVAVGDVNNDGTPDIVTGAGPGAGPHVKVFDGATGAELASFFAFDPNFHGGVNVGAADLDGDGRAEILIGAGAGADPHVTVFRFADLARIASFLAFDAGFRGGVTVAGDTGRIIVGAGAGGASNVKVFNATSLAVESSFLAFAPGFAGGISVGADQGKVVVGASTGSHVKVFSQSGTEQASFLAFDAGFTGGVKVSAGGSTLVVGAGAGTSPTVRRYDLLTLEPVDSFFATGITTTGGVFVG; the protein is encoded by the coding sequence ATGTCCTCGCGCCTCCAAATCGAGCAACTCGAAACTCGAGACGTACCCGCCACTTTCACCCCGTTCCCCGGTTCCCCGATCGGAGTCGGTACCGGCCCGCGCGGGATCGTGGCGGCGGACCTGGACGGGGACGGGAACACGGACCTCGCGGCCGCCAGCGGTGGCAGTAACAACGTGAGCATTTTGCTCAACAACGGGGCCGCCTCGTTCACCCCCGCGCCCGCCGTCGCCAGCAACGGCGCATATACGATCGCGGTGGCGGACCTGGACGGGGACGGGGACACGGACCTCGTGGTCGCCAGCCTCGGCAGTACCAACGTGAGCATTTTTCTCAACAACGGGGCCGGCTCCTTCACCCCCGCGACCACCGCCGCCACCGTTAACAGCCCGCGCGAGATCGTGGCGGCGGACCTGGACGGGGACGGGGACACGGACCTCGCGGTCGCCAACTACGGCAGTAACAACGTGAGCATTTTGCTCAACAACGGGGCCGGCTCCTTCACCCCCGCGCCCGCCGTCGCCGCCGGTGCCAGCCCGCGCGGGATCGCGGCGGCGGACCTGGACGGGGACGGGGACACGGACCTCGCGGTCGCCAACTCCATCAGTAACAACGTGAGCATTTTGCTCAACAACGGGGCCGGCTCCTTCACCCCCGCACCCGCCGTCGCCACCGGTACCGGCCCGCTCTCGATCAAGGCGGCGGACCTGGACGGGGACGGGGACACGGACCTCGCGGTCGCCAACTCCATCAGTAACAATGTGAGCATTTTGCTCAACAACGGGGCCGCCTCGTTCACCCCCGCACCCGTCGTCGCCACCGGTAACAGCCCATTTGGGATCGCGGTCGCGGACCTGGACGGGGACGGGGACACGGACCTCGCGGTCACCAACTTCGGCAGTAACAACGTGAGCATTTTGCTCAGCAACGGGGCCGCCTCGTTCACCCCCGCACCCGTCGTCGCCACCGGTACCGGCCCGCTCTCGATCACGGCAGCGGACCTGGACGGGGACGGGCGACTGGATCTCGCGGTCGCCAACTCCAGCAGCAACGATGTCACCCTGCTTCAGAACACGACCGTGTTCTCGGCAGACGTCCAGGTGACGGCCACCGGTTCGCCATCGGCCGCGAACGGGGGCACCGTCACCTACATCGTCACGGTGACCAACACCGGCCCCCAAACGGCCGCACTCGTCGGGTTCGCGATTCCCGTACCCGCGGGCCTGACCGGGGTCACGTTCACCAGTTCCGCAGCCGGTAGCGCGAGTGGCAACACGGTCAGTGGCACCGGAGCCGTCGGTGACACCCTTTCGCTCCCCACCGGGGCGACCATTACTTACGCGATCACGGGGCGCCTCACCGCCAGCCTCACGCTCGCCGCCACCGCGACCCCGCCCGCGGGCGTCACCGACCCTACGCCCGCGGACGCCACCGCTACCGCCTTCACGTGGCTCGTGCCACCGCCCGTTCCGCCCACGTCACCCAGGCCTCTGTTCGCGGTGGGTTCGGGCGCCGGAGCTGCGGCCCGGGTGAACGTGTACAACGCGGACGGCTCACTGCGCTTCACCCTGGCCCCCTACGCCGGGTTCACAGGCGGCGCCCGCGTCGCGGTGGGAGACGTGAACAACGACGGCACACCCGACATCGTGACCGGAGCCGGACCCGGGGCCGGGCCGCACGTGAAGGTGTTCGACGGCGCGACCGGGGCCGAACTCGCGAGCTTCTTCGCGTTCGATCCCAACTTCCACGGCGGGGTCAACGTCGGGGCCGCGGACCTCGACGGGGACGGGCGCGCCGAGATCCTCATCGGGGCCGGGGCCGGGGCCGATCCCCACGTTACGGTGTTCCGGTTCGCGGACCTGGCTCGAATCGCCAGCTTCCTGGCCTTCGACGCCGGGTTCCGAGGTGGAGTCACCGTCGCCGGTGACACGGGCCGAATCATCGTCGGTGCGGGCGCGGGTGGGGCTTCCAACGTGAAGGTGTTCAACGCCACCTCGCTCGCGGTCGAATCGAGCTTCCTGGCGTTCGCGCCCGGGTTCGCGGGCGGAATCAGTGTCGGCGCCGATCAGGGCAAGGTCGTGGTCGGTGCGAGCACGGGCTCTCACGTGAAAGTGTTTTCTCAATCCGGGACCGAGCAGGCGAGCTTCCTGGCGTTCGACGCCGGGTTCACGGGCGGAGTTAAAGTGAGTGCCGGCGGATCGACGCTCGTGGTCGGTGCGGGCGCGGGAACGTCCCCGACGGTGCGCCGATACGACCTGCTCACCCTCGAACCGGTCGACTCATTCTTCGCGACCGGAATCACAACGACCGGAGGCGTTTTCGTGGGGTGA